The Anabaena sp. WA102 genome contains a region encoding:
- a CDS encoding GUN4 domain-containing protein — protein sequence MDWTTILKAQQTDFIQRLKSGDLLHCEKEGQHSELTVISGERLKQLRDFCWEMANKFKQKYDVKNIFFNNMKGKLGEEVVKIRLGDFVTEIDYEKYSGGDGKVDFTLTANSSIGIQVKTRYGNCDQVQWTIDREEIEKNSVLVCILCQEKFSDMEKEYGLIIAGFLPTNMIKSAANEAIVGIDELLYPGGLRGYLESFIFHQPNDYINSSYDLALIYDQQAMACRESTDYLGALSNYNKAILSNPNISAIYNNRGLIHEALGNTQSAIDDYTQALLINPSLTEAYYNRGNIRNNLRDTQGAIDDYTQALLINPADTELYYKRGLAHSYLGDKQAAISDYTQAIKLDNNYIDAYYERAEIYSKLGYKLAVIEDLTTIINIDPNEVGAYFKLGDIYYNLGLYQDAIWNYTQIIKNIPTHNYAYYNRGVACYNLGDNQGAIEDFTYLIQLSPRDANNYYYRGLARFNAGDNRGAIQDLSTIIAINSNDAQAYFNRGLIYYNLGLYQDAIRDYNQAIKILPNCANTYYNRGLTLLSLKNKQAAIDDFKKAAYIYKQENNINDYNETLKRLEYIQCVDVELKSAVSMNYTRLRDLLAAGKWKEADEETTRVMLAVAKREQLGSLDFNSINNFPCEDLHTIDKLWVRYSNERFGFSIQKRIYENVGGTKKHNSIITQAFGYAVGWKTATEWFYYGDITFDINAPKGHLPRQILVEESNGFLVCSFHIFSRVETCNITNDQKSQIQNSTLPELDNTDLISAVGQDYRKLRDYLAQGKWKEADEETERVMLAVMKREKEGWLRIEDIDNFRCEDLRTIDQLWVKYSNGKFGFSVQQRIYKSFGGTKNYNEEVWRNFGDKVGWRNFGSWLYYTNITFDIKAPKGHLPIGSEKKDRGRRSLFYRVETCNL from the coding sequence ATGGACTGGACAACAATACTCAAAGCACAGCAAACTGATTTTATTCAAAGACTGAAATCTGGTGACTTACTCCATTGTGAGAAGGAAGGCCAGCATAGTGAGTTGACGGTTATCTCTGGAGAGAGGTTAAAGCAATTACGGGATTTTTGCTGGGAGATGGCTAATAAATTTAAGCAAAAATACGATGTTAAGAACATCTTCTTCAATAATATGAAGGGAAAGCTGGGTGAGGAAGTTGTTAAAATCCGTTTAGGTGATTTTGTAACTGAAATTGATTATGAAAAATACAGTGGTGGAGATGGAAAGGTTGATTTTACCTTAACTGCTAATTCATCAATTGGTATTCAGGTGAAAACCCGCTATGGGAATTGTGATCAAGTTCAATGGACAATTGATAGAGAAGAAATTGAAAAAAATTCTGTTTTAGTATGTATTTTATGTCAAGAAAAATTTAGTGACATGGAAAAAGAATATGGTCTTATTATAGCTGGGTTTTTACCAACTAATATGATTAAATCTGCTGCCAATGAAGCTATAGTAGGAATAGATGAATTACTTTATCCTGGTGGTTTACGTGGTTATTTAGAGAGTTTTATATTTCATCAACCAAATGATTATATTAATTCAAGTTATGATTTAGCTCTGATTTATGATCAACAAGCAATGGCTTGTCGAGAATCAACAGATTATTTAGGAGCATTATCTAATTATAATAAGGCTATACTTAGCAATCCTAATATTTCTGCAATATACAATAATAGAGGACTTATACATGAGGCATTAGGAAACACGCAGAGTGCAATTGACGATTATACTCAAGCACTCCTTATTAATCCTAGCCTTACTGAAGCTTATTATAATAGAGGAAACATCCGTAACAACTTGAGAGATACGCAGGGTGCAATTGATGATTATACTCAAGCACTTCTTATTAATCCTGCCGATACTGAATTATACTATAAGCGGGGTTTGGCTCATTCTTATTTAGGAGATAAGCAAGCTGCTATTTCAGACTATACTCAGGCAATTAAGCTTGATAATAATTATATTGATGCCTACTATGAACGAGCAGAAATTTACTCTAAATTAGGATACAAATTAGCTGTTATTGAAGATTTAACCACAATTATTAACATTGATCCTAATGAAGTTGGCGCTTATTTTAAGCTAGGAGATATTTATTATAATTTGGGGCTATATCAAGATGCTATATGGAACTATACACAGATTATTAAAAATATACCTACTCATAATTATGCTTACTATAATAGGGGAGTAGCTTGTTATAATTTAGGAGATAATCAAGGTGCTATTGAAGATTTTACATACCTTATTCAACTTTCACCACGTGATGCTAATAACTATTACTATCGTGGGTTAGCTCGTTTCAATGCAGGAGATAATCGAGGTGCTATTCAAGATTTATCAACTATTATTGCAATCAATTCTAATGATGCTCAAGCTTATTTCAATCGCGGATTAATTTATTATAATTTGGGACTATATCAAGATGCAATTAGAGACTATAATCAGGCAATAAAAATTCTTCCTAATTGTGCTAACACCTATTACAATCGTGGCTTAACTCTTTTATCTTTAAAAAATAAGCAGGCCGCAATAGATGATTTTAAAAAAGCAGCCTATATTTACAAACAAGAAAATAATATTAATGATTACAATGAGACTCTTAAACGACTTGAATATATTCAGTGTGTTGATGTTGAGCTAAAATCAGCAGTAAGTATGAATTATACCCGTCTTCGTGACTTACTCGCAGCAGGGAAATGGAAAGAGGCTGATGAAGAAACAACGCGAGTTATGTTAGCAGTTGCAAAAAGGGAGCAGCTAGGCTCGCTAGATTTTAACAGCATTAATAATTTCCCATGTGAAGACCTCCATACGATTGATAAATTGTGGGTAAGATACAGTAATGAACGTTTTGGTTTTTCTATCCAAAAGCGTATTTATGAAAATGTGGGGGGAACAAAGAAACATAACAGCATAATTACGCAAGCTTTTGGCTATGCTGTGGGATGGAAAACAGCAACAGAGTGGTTTTATTACGGCGATATTACTTTTGATATAAATGCACCAAAAGGCCATCTCCCAAGACAAATATTAGTGGAAGAATCTAATGGATTTTTAGTATGTTCTTTTCATATCTTCTCTCGTGTTGAAACTTGTAATATTACCAACGATCAAAAGTCTCAAATCCAAAATTCAACATTACCAGAATTAGATAATACTGATTTAATATCAGCAGTAGGACAAGATTACAGAAAACTGCGTGACTACCTTGCACAAGGAAAATGGAAAGAAGCGGATGAGGAAACAGAAAGGGTAATGTTAGCCGTTATGAAACGGGAAAAGGAAGGTTGGTTAAGAATAGAAGATATTGATAATTTTCGCTGTGAGGATCTTCGCACCATTGACCAGCTATGGGTAAAATACAGCAATGGTAAGTTTGGTTTCTCTGTTCAACAAAGGATTTATAAAAGTTTTGGGGGAACTAAAAACTACAATGAGGAAGTTTGGCGAAACTTTGGGGACAAGGTAGGATGGCGAAACTTTGGCAGTTGGTTGTACTACACAAATATTACTTTTGATATAAAAGCACCAAAAGGACACCTCCCTATAGGAAGTGAAAAGAAGGATAGAGGAAGGAGGAGTCTCTTCTATCGCGTCGAGACTTGTAATCTATAA
- a CDS encoding IS982 family transposase: MELETIFCEIDDFCTYFEPMFQAQLIPSQIKKRIRPSRLCLSEIMTIIVYFHRSSYRNFKDYYLKHIFKYCQGEFPNLVSYQRFVELMPNALIPLMYYLNTRKGLNTGISFIDSTSIPICHSKRAKTNKVFKDLAGWGKSSICWYFGFKLHLIINDQGELLAFQITPGNTDDRKPVPTLTKNLFGKIFGDKGYISQKLWLELWSNGLKLITPFKKNMRNKLLSLEEKLMLRKRSLIETVNDQLKNISQLAHSRHRSVTNFMVNVVAAIIAYTWQPKKPSLRFDENEIETLPVLLA, translated from the coding sequence ATGGAATTAGAAACTATTTTCTGTGAAATTGATGATTTTTGTACCTATTTTGAGCCAATGTTTCAAGCTCAACTTATCCCATCCCAAATAAAAAAAAGAATTAGACCCAGCCGATTATGTCTAAGTGAAATTATGACAATAATTGTGTATTTTCATCGCTCTAGTTACCGCAATTTTAAAGATTATTACCTGAAACATATCTTCAAATATTGCCAAGGTGAATTTCCCAATTTAGTGAGTTATCAAAGATTTGTTGAATTAATGCCAAATGCTTTAATTCCCTTGATGTATTATCTGAATACACGAAAAGGACTCAATACAGGTATAAGTTTTATTGATAGTACCTCTATTCCCATTTGTCATTCTAAAAGAGCCAAGACAAATAAGGTCTTTAAAGATTTAGCTGGCTGGGGGAAAAGTTCTATTTGTTGGTATTTTGGGTTTAAACTTCATTTGATTATTAATGATCAAGGAGAGTTACTTGCGTTTCAAATTACTCCTGGAAATACAGATGACCGAAAACCTGTTCCCACTTTGACTAAGAACTTATTTGGGAAAATATTTGGAGACAAAGGATATATTTCTCAAAAACTCTGGCTTGAACTTTGGTCTAATGGACTCAAATTAATCACTCCTTTCAAGAAAAATATGCGGAATAAGCTCTTGTCCCTGGAGGAGAAATTAATGCTCCGAAAACGCTCTTTAATTGAAACTGTTAATGACCAACTCAAAAATATTTCACAACTTGCTCATTCTCGACATCGAAGTGTTACTAATTTCATGGTTAATGTTGTTGCTGCAATAATAGCTTATACTTGGCAACCTAAAAAACCTTCTTTAAGATTTGATGAAAATGAAATTGAAACCTTACCAGTTTTATTAGCTTAA